One genomic segment of Panicum virgatum strain AP13 chromosome 2N, P.virgatum_v5, whole genome shotgun sequence includes these proteins:
- the LOC120662597 gene encoding mucin-7-like — protein sequence MRQQQETMRQQLLIQSQQHQQMFTFFSGCFGTLYRHQGLSEPQFPTSQQLQYDPSGPSPPIGGFVQTPLASYPMSPLLQTGVFAMPSPAPAPAQQFGMTEEQRALFQSQQQFLHDLQHPSAQSLLVTILTFEPISPTAVRPSSVDSVPVSSAPLMEATSVVTEEVTSSAQPTSTAPTTSPVTPTASTDDSDDDPDRFIAAPNQTTPTSPP from the coding sequence ATGAGGCAACAGCAGGAGACCATGAGGCAGCAACTCCTTATTCAGTCCCAGCAGCATCAGCAGATGTTCACGTTCTTTTCAGGCTGTTTTGGGACCCTCTACCGCCACCAGGGTCTGTCGGAGCCCCAGTTTCCCACTTCTCAGCAGCTCCAGTATGACCCTTCTGGTCCTTCTCCTCCGATCGGCGGGTTTGTGCAGACACCCCTAGCCTCGTACCCGATGTCTCCACTACTTCAGACCGGGGTGTTTGCGATGCcttctccagctccagctccagcacaGCAGTTTGGGATGACCGAGGAGCAGCGGGCTCTCTTTCAGTCACAGCAGCAGTTCCTTCACGACCTACAACACCCGTCTGCTCAGTCTCTGCTAGTCACTATACTCACGTTCGAGCCGATCAGTCCGACAGCTGTTCGTCCTTCCTCGGTGGACTCTGTTCCCGTCTCGTCAGCACCTTTGATGGAGGCCACGAGTGTCGTCACGGAGGAAGTCACGTCTTCAGCTCAGCCAACTTCTACTGCTCCGACGACTTCTCCCGTCACGCCTACCGCCTCCACCGACGACTCTGACGACGACCCCGACCGCTTCATCGCCGCACCCAACCAGACGACTCCGACTTCCCCACCCTAG